Proteins encoded by one window of Pseudomonas leptonychotis:
- a CDS encoding CoA-acylating methylmalonate-semialdehyde dehydrogenase codes for MAKAVAQLIDGEWCESRAREFIEVTDPATQDVLALVPKATAEEIEAAIASAKAAFLTWREVPVSDRARVMLRYQHLLKEHHDELAEILAGETGKTLADAKGDVWRGIEVVEQACNIASLMMGETMENVARDIDTSSWIQPLGVCVGVTPFNFPAMIPLWMFPLAIAAGNTFILKPSEQDPLTPNRLAELFIEAGAPKGVLQVLHGAREVVDSLLTHPDIRAISFVGSVPVGQHIYRTGTAHLKRVQAFAGAKNHMVIMPDANKQQVLSNLVGASCGAAGQRCMAISVAVFVGESKQWIDELQAQMADLQPGYWTDGHAAFGPLISQQAKQRVIRLIAEGKAEGAECLLDGSHCAVEGYPNGNWVGPTLFRGVTTKMSLYREEIFGPVLVCMEVDNLEAAIELVNASPYGNGTSIFTRSGGAARHYQHAVEVGQVGINVPVPVPLPFFSFTGWKGSFYGDLHAYGKQGVRFFTETKTVTSRWFDEDALANATAGPNMTIQLK; via the coding sequence ATGGCCAAGGCAGTCGCGCAATTGATTGATGGCGAGTGGTGTGAAAGCCGCGCTCGCGAATTTATCGAAGTCACCGACCCGGCGACCCAGGACGTTCTGGCGCTGGTGCCCAAGGCCACGGCCGAAGAAATCGAAGCGGCGATTGCCAGCGCCAAGGCGGCCTTCCTCACCTGGCGCGAAGTGCCGGTCTCCGACCGTGCGCGGGTGATGCTGCGCTACCAGCACCTACTTAAAGAACACCACGACGAGCTGGCGGAAATCCTTGCCGGCGAAACCGGCAAGACCCTGGCCGATGCCAAGGGCGATGTGTGGCGCGGTATCGAAGTAGTCGAGCAGGCCTGCAACATTGCCAGCCTGATGATGGGCGAGACCATGGAGAACGTGGCCCGCGACATCGACACCTCGAGTTGGATTCAGCCGCTGGGCGTATGCGTGGGCGTTACCCCGTTCAACTTCCCGGCGATGATTCCGTTGTGGATGTTTCCCCTGGCCATCGCCGCCGGCAACACCTTTATTCTCAAGCCATCCGAACAGGACCCACTAACGCCCAATCGCCTGGCCGAGCTGTTTATCGAAGCCGGTGCGCCCAAGGGGGTGTTGCAGGTGCTGCACGGCGCACGCGAAGTGGTCGACAGCCTACTGACCCACCCGGACATTCGCGCCATCTCCTTCGTCGGCTCGGTGCCGGTGGGTCAGCATATCTACCGCACCGGTACCGCCCACCTCAAACGCGTGCAAGCGTTTGCCGGGGCCAAGAACCATATGGTGATCATGCCCGACGCCAATAAACAGCAGGTGCTGAGTAACCTGGTCGGTGCCAGCTGCGGCGCGGCCGGGCAGCGCTGCATGGCGATCAGCGTGGCGGTGTTTGTTGGCGAGTCGAAGCAATGGATCGACGAGTTGCAAGCACAAATGGCCGATCTGCAACCCGGCTACTGGACCGATGGCCACGCGGCGTTCGGCCCGTTGATCAGCCAGCAAGCCAAACAACGGGTGATTCGTCTGATTGCCGAGGGCAAGGCCGAGGGCGCCGAATGCCTGCTCGATGGCTCGCATTGCGCGGTTGAGGGTTACCCCAACGGCAACTGGGTCGGCCCTACCCTGTTTCGCGGCGTGACTACAAAGATGAGCTTGTACCGCGAAGAAATCTTCGGCCCGGTGCTGGTGTGCATGGAGGTCGACAACCTGGAAGCAGCCATCGAGCTGGTCAACGCCAGCCCTTATGGCAACGGCACCTCGATCTTCACCCGTTCCGGCGGCGCCGCGCGGCATTATCAACACGCGGTGGAAGTCGGCCAGGTGGGTATCAACGTGCCGGTGCCGGTGCCGCTGCCGTTCTTCTCCTTTACCGGTTGGAAAGGCTCGTTCTACGGTGACCTGCACGCTTACGGCAAACAGGGCGTGCGCTTCTTTACCGAAACCAAGACGGTGACCAGCCGCTGGTTTGATGAAGACGCCCTTGCCAACGCAACGGCCGGACCGAACATGACGATTCAGCTGAAATGA
- a CDS encoding substrate-binding protein: MKKLTATLALWAGITAVAQAAEPITLGLNYPRSGPYKEEGLAQMRGALLAIDELNERGGVLGRPLRLSSKDTASRPAKAVKNVDKLAAEGAAMLFGGSSSAVAIAAGKRAATHGLLYFGTLTYSNDTTGKDGHRYMFRECNNAWMSARALGSYLTKHMPNQDYFYVTADYTWGHTTESSLRQTTGSTDAGKHPGLKVPFPGARTADYQNALTQASMSKAKVLVLVLFGEDLVRAMRIAKDLGLTERMQIVAPNLTQHMVEQAGPDIMQGVLGTEPWTWRVPALEKSERGQAFVSQFSERYKMYPSSSAASAYSIVYQWADAAQRADSLDSEALIKALENHSYQLLKDRQQWRAFDHQNAQTVYVVQVKDRAEVILDRFKQDYFSIVDRLDVSQAAPNLADWQTERRAAGQPLTLQ; this comes from the coding sequence ATGAAAAAGTTGACTGCCACTCTGGCCCTTTGGGCTGGAATTACTGCCGTTGCGCAAGCCGCTGAGCCAATCACCTTGGGGCTCAACTACCCACGCAGCGGCCCCTATAAGGAAGAAGGTTTGGCCCAGATGCGCGGAGCCTTGCTGGCCATTGATGAGTTGAACGAGCGCGGCGGCGTGCTCGGTCGGCCGTTGCGCCTGTCCAGCAAAGACACCGCCTCGCGTCCGGCCAAGGCGGTAAAGAACGTCGACAAGCTCGCCGCCGAAGGCGCTGCCATGCTGTTTGGCGGCTCATCCAGCGCGGTGGCCATCGCCGCCGGCAAGCGTGCAGCCACGCATGGCCTGCTGTATTTCGGAACCCTCACCTACTCCAACGACACCACGGGCAAAGACGGCCACCGTTATATGTTCCGTGAGTGCAACAACGCCTGGATGAGCGCTCGCGCCCTGGGCAGCTACCTGACCAAGCACATGCCCAATCAGGATTATTTCTATGTCACTGCCGATTACACCTGGGGCCATACCACCGAAAGCTCCCTGCGCCAGACCACTGGCAGCACCGATGCGGGTAAGCATCCGGGACTTAAAGTGCCCTTCCCAGGCGCCCGCACCGCTGACTACCAGAACGCCCTGACGCAAGCCTCGATGAGTAAAGCCAAAGTGCTGGTACTCGTGCTGTTCGGCGAAGACTTGGTGCGCGCCATGCGTATCGCTAAAGACCTGGGCCTGACCGAGCGCATGCAGATCGTCGCGCCCAACCTAACCCAGCATATGGTCGAGCAAGCCGGCCCCGACATCATGCAGGGCGTGCTGGGCACCGAGCCCTGGACATGGCGCGTGCCAGCGCTGGAGAAATCCGAGCGCGGCCAAGCGTTTGTCAGCCAGTTCAGCGAACGCTACAAAATGTACCCCTCCAGCTCTGCAGCCTCGGCCTACAGCATTGTTTATCAGTGGGCTGACGCCGCCCAACGGGCTGACAGCCTGGACAGCGAAGCGCTGATCAAAGCCTTGGAAAACCACAGTTACCAGTTACTCAAAGACCGCCAACAATGGCGCGCCTTCGATCACCAGAACGCGCAAACCGTTTATGTGGTGCAAGTTAAAGACCGCGCTGAGGTGATCCTCGACCGCTTCAAGCAAGACTACTTCAGCATCGTCGATCGCCTCGACGTATCCCAGGCCGCCCCTAATCTTGCCGACTGGCAAACCGAACGACGGGCCGCCGGACAACCCCTGACCCTACAATGA